The genomic stretch TATTCTTCAATTTACTGTAGAGGACGGGATTAGTGTAGATTTTACAAGATTCCATTGTTTAGTAAACATAAAATTATCGAAAGGGCGAAACGAGCCTGAGAATGTTGACTTTCTGGATGAGTCTTTATGAACGCTTTTCAATTTACTTTGATAGCCGATAAAAAACTTTCATGAGATTGAGTTGATCATCACAGGATTAATCGATTTGAAGAGATGAATACCTAgtactaagttaaaataaataaataaataataaattaactaaaGGGTAAATTCTCAATCCATCTATGTGTTTGATTTTTAAGCAAAAACTAGATCCCTTCCAAATCAAGCAAAAACTTACTTTCTTTCCTCTCAACTCGTAGCTAGTCCTCTTCTTTGCTACTCTTCTCTCGAGCATTTCCCTTTGGCACCTACTAACGAGCCCACTGTTGTCCGTAAGCTCGTGGCATGCTTGTAAGTTTGTCGGTTGTTTGGGAATGAGTACGTTGCCTGCTTGCGAGACTATGGGTTGTCGGCCTGACCACGAGTTTACAGCCTGCTTGTAAGAATATATTTGGACATGTATATCTCGTTCATGtcttttttgtttttcaatctctACAATTCTATTAATCCTCATCAACCGAGCTCCACCAAAGTGCCTATAGGTTGGACCTCGAGTTTACTATTTGCTTATAAGAATATGTATAGAAGTTTATGATCTGACTAATTTTAGACAATTTGATTCTATAAAAGTTTTTATTGGGAAACATAAAACTCTgaagatctaattaattttagagatgatttatttgatctcTTAAAATTTTTTACCCTAATCCAAAGTGATATTTACCCTAAACCCTAATCCAAAGTGATATTTACCCTAAACCCTAATCCAAAGTGATATTTACCCTAAACCCTAATCCAAAGTGATATTTACCCTAAACCCTAATCCAAAGTGATATTTAATAGAAcctaaatatatacatatatttgtAAAGGCATAACAAAATTAAACAAGCTTATTAAGCACGgcggagaaaaataaataaataaataaatctggtTAATGTTTCATTTCATCTGTCTTTCTCAAAATAAAGGAATTCTTTCATTTTCTACCCTgcgaattataaaaaataataaattgtttCTACTATTGAGTATTACAATGAGGGAGTGAGAATATTGAGAAGGGAAACTCGTGCGTTCATCAAGCTTCGGAACACCCTCTCGCTAATCCCCGTCTCCGTTAACTCTCGCATTAACTCCTCTGCCGCCTTCAACCTCTCCAACGCCACCACCTCCGCCTCTGCATCTGCTCCcctcttccgcagctttctcaACACCGCCCCCACCACCGACGAGGATCCCAACGATCCTGTCGAACCCGCCGCCGTCGAGGCCTCCGCCGACACCGCCGCCACCGCGGTGAAGACAAACGCCGAGGCTGCCGCGGTCTCCGTCACGGCCTCTCTCAGGACTCTCGCGACGTCCACATCTCCCGACGAGATCCACGCCAGCGGCGCGGGGCCCTTTCCGGCGAGGTCCCTGACGGCGGCTGCGAGGCGGGCGAGATCCTTCTCGACGCGGCGGTGCGCCCTGAGGGCGGAGGCGAGCCGGCCGGCGTCACGGCGGCGGATTGACGAGCGGACCTCCGAGTGGAGCTGCTCGAGGGCGAGGACGGCGGTGCGGAAGGAGCCGTGGGCGTCGGCGAGGCGGAGGAAGTCGTCGAGGATGCGGTCGGCCCAGGCGGAGGCGGAAGGTCGGCGGAGCGGATCGCGGGCGAGGGGGAGGTGGAGGAGGTCGTCGAGCGCGGCGTGGAGGCGGGCGACGTCGAGGAGGACGGCGGCAACACGTTCTCCGGGCGCTCGTTCCCCGCTTGGCCAGAAGCGGAGGACGGAGATGAGGTGGTGGAGATGGGAAATTGCGGGGTGGGAGGGAAAGGGGACGCTGGAGGAGCGGGCGTGGCGGGGCCTACtggcgtcgtcgtcgtcgtcgcagGGAAGGGAGAGGGAGCGGCGGAAGTCGGCGGCCATCTCAAAAGACAAACCTAATTCCTTTTTTTTGTCCTTTTGTGGTGTTTGATGTGATgcgaaggaagaagagagaagggTCGGTTTATAAAGAAGGAAAATGGTGCACGAGTCGAGGGGCGACGAAGCGACAAagagagaataaaaaaaaaaaaacaactgtaACCAAACGGGGACGCCATTGGTTGAGGTGCCGATTAAATGCGAAAATTAAAcgtaaatgaaattaataagtagGACGTTGTTCCATATGTATCACTGCCTGAAGGCCTGAACACAGCGGGGATTCATCTGTCAAGGACCACAACGCGAGACGGGATGGAAACGTGTACTGGTGTGTTGTGTCAACAGGTAAGGCCAAGCTGTTCCTTCCATCCTGCTGCATGAAAAGTGACCAGTAAATtagcttttttattttttataagaccATCCCTACCAGGAGGAGGGCGTTTAGGATTCTCAGTATCTTCGTTGGTTCGTTTTGAATTAATAAATTATGGATCAGTATTAAACTTAGGTAGTTATAATATATGGAAAGGATAAACACTTAATTATTATTTAGGATTTCATTTCTAAATTTTGTTAGCCATGACCATCCCTAACAGGAGCATGGATCTTTTAGGGATGTCTCCTCGGATGGATCTAATGGTTAGCGTATGAGGTGTTATCATAATGAGGTATGAGGTTCGAATTTCGATAAAGTCGAAGTAAAtttctcccttatgtgttagttactattctaaaggctagtagtcatccgtgatttacctcctcggTGTTGACCTTGAGacgagttggcgggggcgctgggggcgagcatatTTGCCTTTTGCCACAATGGATCCTTTAGGGATGTCCCCTCGGAtggatctagtggctagcgcatgaggtgttgtcatcataaaatctgagattcgaatctcgataaagtcgaggtaaatacctctcttatatgctagtcactatttcaaaggctagtagctgctcgtgatttacctcctccgtgttgaccttagGACGGGTTTGGCGGGAGCGCTGAGGgcaaacgtattcatcttttgccaccaTGAATCCTCTAGGGATCCTGGACCCTATGTAACTCATCCCACCATCACTTGCCCTTTCGAttgtcgtgatttacctccctcgtgatggtcCAGGGTCGGATACAGTGAGAGTGCTGGACGCGAACGATTTCGTCTAGGGGAGTCATTGATATGACGGTTCTATATTTATGGATCCTCTGAACCATATTGTCTGGTCCAAAGGATAAATCAATTTATTTATAGGTAGAATTTCATGGATCCCATCTATATAACAAGTGAGATC from Zingiber officinale cultivar Zhangliang chromosome 5B, Zo_v1.1, whole genome shotgun sequence encodes the following:
- the LOC121987260 gene encoding uncharacterized protein LOC121987260 — its product is MAADFRRSLSLPCDDDDDASRPRHARSSSVPFPSHPAISHLHHLISVLRFWPSGERAPGERVAAVLLDVARLHAALDDLLHLPLARDPLRRPSASAWADRILDDFLRLADAHGSFRTAVLALEQLHSEVRSSIRRRDAGRLASALRAHRRVEKDLARLAAAVRDLAGKGPAPLAWISSGDVDVARVLREAVTETAAASAFVFTAVAAVSAEASTAAGSTGSLGSSSVVGAVLRKLRKRGADAEAEVVALERLKAAEELMRELTETGISERVFRSLMNARVSLLNILTPSL